CAATTATTATCAATAAAGGCTTGAACACATATGTAAACAAAAACGTATACAttgcgcgcgtacacacacacaattgaaccGCATGTGTTAAATCTTTCCAGCCTGCAGTCGCTGCTGGTGACTGGCGTAAGAATGTTGAGGACAAGGAGGGCATGGGTGGCAGGAAGAAGATGTTTGAGGGCGCTGAGGTGTAAATTTGAGAGGTGAGTCGACATTAAAAAATCAGGACATTTAGGTTATGGGGTAAGAGTCCATGTGTATAATCTACTGATGAATGTAGTCCCAATAATTTAAGAGAAAAAGGTTAGTCATCCTATATATCTTTTTTACGCCCCTACAGCCTGACGAAATTGCTATctgacacaacaacatggacaaAGTGAATGGCAGGAAGAAGATGGACTGGGGCCATTTGTACTTGTGTGACATGTTGTTATGttcccttcatttattttttttatttttgaccGAAACAAATACTGTTCATTTCTAAAAAATGTACTACATTTAGATATAATATGCATGTTACAGTTGCATACCATAATCATTAAACACTGGGTTTTAAAGAACCTACTGtttggacttttttttgtttttgcagacaCAGATTTGTCTCTCTTGTAGTATTCAGCTATGAAGCACATTTATTCCACAAGATGTCGACAgagatctctctctcgcctcctcctcctccttctcccctctctttctctctctttcacgtacgcacacacacacacacacacagatagacagacagatagatagacagacagacagaaacacaaaccatacacacaatctgtttcgtcactctctctctccctgtcatacTTTCTAGCAGTTTTAATCTGTGACAAATGTAAGACCATCTTGTTTAGCTGTAATAGATCCCACAGAAGAGTTTTTATTCAGTAATGCACGTGTGCAGTGCAAGTGGAAAGTTAACACACTTAACTTAACCCAAAGGTTAACACACTTGAACAAAAGCGAGTTGGTGAAAAGGTGAGTTACATTTTGCTTtctatgacaaaaacaaaatccttATAAAGAATGTATTtgctctttctttattttaatgAAGATATCACACCCCTGTTTATATTAAAGGTATGACGCATTGATTCAGTCTGTAACGacatgttaaatgtgtgtttgaccaAACTTGTGGTACTGTGGCTGTCTTCTAACAGGCTCAAAGAGCTTGGGCACGAACAACAGTAGAAAGTCAAAGACAGCCTGAAGGGGGACCGAGGGTGAGCAAAAGGAAGACGGCAACATGAAGAAATACTCACCCCTCTGTTTCTAGTCCATATTACAGACATACTGTACTACCAAAAGaccccaccaccactaccactttGACCTATatagtgttcacacacactcacacattcacacaaacacacacacacacacacacacactcctcctctttttcctggGATTTTATTTTCGGTGTTCGGGTGCTACATATGTCGACAGATGTCGCGAAACCTATGATTTCTGTTGAATCAAGACCAGGGAATGACATTAGCTAATAATAATCATTAACATTTAAGCACACTGCCCCTCTAGGACATCCCTGCTTCAACACTGTCTTGATCCACCCCTTATTGTAACTGCATTGGGATGTTTAATACATGTTCTGTTGGCAGAGAACGTAGTCCAGTTATGTTATCTGTATCCACAAGTGACGGTCTTCCACAGACATTAATTAGGTGAGTTCAACTTCACCTTTGATTAGAAATAATACTAATTATAAAGAATTTACTGTATATTTCTTTCATCAGTAAATGTTTGAGAAATGTTCCCAAGTTGATCCTGAAGCTATGTTTTAACAGGCTCTGAGAGGGTGGTATAGGCAGCAGAAAGCCGTGGAGAGGGTCACTGAAAGAGTGAATCAGAGGATGGAAAGGAGGAGTAAGCAGAAGACTGGAACTCTGCTCAGGTAAACTtcgatatcacacatacacactcaactcacaTTTAGCACATTAATTCCACCCATACTTTGGCATTTGGCACTTTGGAATTTGAAACCTATCCATCCTGATATGaagttaaaaatagaatttattgttttatctctctctccctatcgtccccccgcccccttctctctctctctatacatacagtatatatactgaGGCTTACTTTGTGCTATAACTGCACTTTGGTAATGAGGCCTAAGGTAATTTGTAAAATACCGGCAATTAAAAAATTTATAAATAATTactaatttaaaataaaaaagaattacTAATATATGACTAATACTGAAGACTTTTTCTAAACTTTTCTACACCGTTCATTTAATattgtatgtttatgttgttAATTGTTTGCATGAATGTGTTCAATATTTGGTTTAATAAAATGACATATGTTTGTAACAAATATGGTATCTCTACATGTTGTAGGTTAATTGggtttatataatataataatctgGGTTTTGTGTTAAGTTAGTCCTGAAGGAGTGTTAAGAGAAATAAGCCACAGCGTTACTGAGGAGGATGgatagagaggatgagagggaaaggaggggtgAATGGCAGGCAGGAACCTGGAGAAGGGCTCCCCTAGTGCTCATAGTAGACATTACAGGTCAATTTAAAAATACCCTACAGAGACACAATACATATgaataaagacacacaaatgtgcatgtacacacacacacacacacacacacacacacgcacacgtttTATATGAATCTCATGTTCTGCAAACCATCTTTTGCAGTCTATTAACACTTGATGATGCTCAACACCTAAATTTAGTGTTGCATCTATATAACAACAGTGATGTCGTTAATAGAAtattataaaaatgtaaaatggtatattgtaaaaaaaatataaacatgtgATCTCCATACAAATACGGTAATGTTATGTTATTACTCTTTTTGTTGCttttcatattcattcatatttgttgtGTACAAATACCATCCATGCagttaaaaatataaaatatgtcaATTTTAGTCCATGTGGCCCTTCCCCCCTAGTCCAAACGTGTTCATATGAGACAATCCAGTCCTCAGATGTCTTTGGATCTGTTGTGTGACTTACATTTATACTATTCAGTACTTAGTCATTTTAGAGGCTATGATAGTGGATAGTGGTTTTCTGCACTTAAAGCACATTTTTCGAGTTCACTTGTTGGCAATGCATTTCTTCTGTGCATATTGCTAAAGAGACATCTGGAAATATCAGCATTTTTCTGTCTATTTTAAGCTGAGCCAATGGCACTGGGAACTGGCAAGAGTCTCATCACcataaagaggagaggggacacTGTGATGATGGATGCTGCCAACCTTATATAGCAGCTGTGTTGATGCCAGTGGCAGCGCCATTCCTCCATCAACCTGTCCAGACCCTCAGCTCCTCCAGTCCAGTTTCTCATCAGGTAAGTCTTTTTCCTTATCTGCCCTGCTGATAGTCTTTGCTTAGTGTTTCTATGCACAATCCTGTTTTTAGTGTTGAAAGAAGTGTCCTGTTTTTAGTGTTGAAAGAAGCGTCCTGTATTTGGCTGAATTATTTGGTGTTTTGGAAAAGAAATCATGGAAATTTGAAAATTCTGGAAATTATAATTTATGGCATTTCTGAATTTAGTCATGTTTTTCgtattgtgttttctgtttgtgaaaagAAATCAGGCATTTTTGATCAATTTAAAGTAAAAATAGTTtttaaaaattaaattaaattgtaatTTTGATATTGATGGCCGAGTAATGGGTTAAGGGTTGCTATCACTGTCTGTTTAGACTTCTAAAGAGAGAGTTTTGTAATGAATCAAATCAGATATTCAAGGTAATCATCAAACCAGATTATGAACCAGACATCCACATCAAATAGTAGACAAAGTCAACTGCATTTACAATATCTTGCTGTCTgacattgattgactgattcaGATCAGTTTGTTTCAACTTtttcatatatgtatataatatatatacatatatatatatgatataataaAGTAAAAACTAACTGATCTGAATATATAATATTCATATATATCACTACAAATTATTACACTGTGACTTCTTTAAAGtaactatgcaacaattttacactttttgaggtatggttttataggcaagtAGTTTTAGTTCCATCCTCAAATATATTGTGATGGCATAtgctcatgtgaaggacagataaacacctgtgcctttcccactagccatccatatgccctatgtagttctgtgtactgggctggaataccctgcaaaaatggaagaaaagctttcacagcatgacattgtcagctatactgccaaaatacaccagtaagtgtgttggcaagtgtcaactgggctgtcggtggtgtttgcaaggtttttgcatgcctttttagGTAGtgagcttgctagttttggaacagaacttgTTATTGCTGCTGTAAGAGGGAATATTTCAGCTAAATGGTACCTGAGATATGGTCTCAGATTCTCTTGTCTTCCTTACTTGtgtaatttacttatttttgtcaATCTGAGACAGTTGGCCTGGTTTCCTGCAGTTCTTATCTCCAGAATCTTCCAGAAGCTTGGGATCATGTGTCCACCCTCTTGATAGTGAAACCCACACTGTAATAAACTGTCCCAGGTTTTCTCTTTTCCAGCTGAGATTTATGTCTGTGGATAACCCAACTCCAACCTAAATATAGCTGTGATTAGGGGGCCAAACAGACCAGCAGGTCATAGTTGCCATGGACAGTTCATGTCACTTGCACTCCCAGCAATTTTTATGTCAGTTGACCAAAGATTGGCCGAGATATGAGGTCACCTCCGGTTTGATGCCTTCACTGCCAAATTTGATAGGCTGTAACGGACAAAttgttttgaaaagaaaaaaaatctacctGAAGATCATCAAAAAAAATCTACCTGAAGATCAACAGCTTCACTGCTTGACCCCCAATTTCCCTACCTGAAGTCTGATACTTTCTGACACTCGGCCAGTGTGGCAGTCCTGTGCAGAAGTATTGCATGCATGTGGTTTAACCCAGTGCTGAGTATTCAGCAATATTTCATCCAGACTGAACTACATTGTACTTTCATATCTTTTATCAACGTTGAAATTTACACAAAGTTTGGCACTCAGTTAAATCTGCCTGCTGACATATGGCAATCTAATCCATGTCAGTTAATAGATCACAGAACGGCAGACAGAGGGATAATTGCAGGATTAAAGACACAAAACAGCATGTAgtagcagatgggccccccttaTGTGCAGCGGTTCTGCGTagggtttcttcctgattaacagggagttttatCTTAACCCTGTCACCATTGCTcaaagggggttcaggcactgggctctgaatttaattgaatggaATAGTAATCTCTTACTGGCAATTATTTATGGTCAGTGTTGTCCCTTACATACATGTTACACATATATCCTGAGATATGTCCCTATCTGTatatttaaattacattttggttTTGCACacttcaataaaaaaaaggaatacAAATAGAATTTTCTTTCATTCCATCACAGCTAAGGAGAACAAACAAGTGCCAAGATGTCTGAGTAAGTATTTGTCTATATACGACTACAACCATACATATTTATGTTCTCTGTCATTAATTCTGTTTATTCTTTGATTTTTGCATTACCCCTTAGAAAAAAGATGACCTCAAGCCGCAAGCATCATCTGAAGGTAAATCCTCATGTTCACTGAGAGTCTGTTTCAAGAGTCAGTCACTCTTCTGTCCACtttagggatgagaattgataagattttaacgattccgattccataacgattctttcttatcgattatttttgggcaaggaaaaaaaagagtacaaacgagtttatttacattcattttcttttatataacattctctgaatagacgttgcacagcatatacagtatgtatgtatacatttacatgttttaaataaccaaaaacaaacctaagaatagatcaacaaactctcaatgtagggtccagagacccatagcctagggatccttttccttggtggggtgccagggggtcccaacaaatgtgttttgactataattccaaccataagtaacagaatgtatgactgatttggtaatgggtttcatacaatttttgtaataaaactctaaactcaaaaatctcatcagatgggggagcctagaaaatagtcttatcaaatagggatccctccctggtctaatttgtggcagtttaggtgtccttgatataccactgctgtgctaaataatatttgaacatgccaacaacagtgctgtttttttttttttttacaagtgtattcaccttgaaaaagtgaaagctggtttacacaatgaaacaaatggcactaacacaatagactgttagagtttaccttcaatattaacagatgaagcgctaacgttagccgcttGGTTAATGCTTGGTTGaaattcattaacgttatcttcactccatagcgctcaaaaacgcgacattcctgcaaagttattgcatgcagtatggacacatttttcggagtaatggtagttttccccccctttgacgaaagagacgttttgcaagcactgcaagtggccctttggtcgtctttttgcgtgaaatataaccacacttttaaacgcctctgcctagacgccatgttggctgaagtctaaacaaaacaaagctgggtgcgcgtgacatacctaaactgcacttacatcgataccggaatcaaaaaaaaaatctaaaaatgaatCCTTTTTTTAGGCATCTATAGCGGAATTTTTTAAGTATTGATAGCCGAATCGAAACggattttggctaacgattccaagaaccggttctcgattcccatccctagtcCACTTTTATTTTAGCACACTTTCTGTGATGGAACCCTATACATTATAATAATCATTATTGTTAAAATTTTTGTAGTAATTGTTGTGATAATTGTTATATTTTATCATAACCTGCAACATTAACACTGTTGTTACACAATTACATATTGATTTTGCTATTGTTGAAATTCAAATGGtcaatgttttgtaagtcacttactgattctcctctccctcagagcGTGGTGCTTGCAATCGCTTCACAGCGGCTTGAAGAGGAAGCGGCTGAACTTATAGCTACAAAGGCAGCATACCTGAATGAGAACTGCCCAGAGTTATCTTGTCCCAGTGGGGTGGAGGAACTACAGGTGGGGCAAGCTTGGGAGTGCATTGGTCTTTTACAACCAGACTATTGAAAGGTTTAGGTAAAACAGTAATGTCTTTTCATAGGCTACTTTAGTCCCGCCATATGATAAACTTCCATTGAGAAATgattttatacatttatttcaaatttgAGATCAACAGAattgtaagaaaaaaaagtcattataaaacctcaaacacacaataaatatgAGGAGacattgtatgtttttgtgatgtctgtaatGTTCTTCAGAAATTGTGCAAAGAGCTACATGCGAAGATTGACAAAGTCGATGAGGAGAGATACGACGCAGAAGGCAAAGTGACAAAGGGAGCAAAAGAGGTGATTTTGTTAACATATCTAAAAGAATAATGTGTTTGCGAAAGATTGGccaaaaaacaatgtttgtaaCGTCTCCTTAGGTTGAAGACCTGAAGTTTAAGGTAACAGAAATAAAGGGTATGAAGAAGCCAGCTCTGAAGAAAGTGCGCTTGTCCGCTGATCAGATGCTTCAGGCTCTGCTGGGCTCCAAGCACAAGGTCAGCATGGACATGAGATCCAACCTGAAGCAGGTGAAGAAGGAGGTCAAGGAGGAGGTGAGTATTCTGTGTAACCAGAACATGTGCCATCCAATTTTTTCAATTATTATCCATGAAGGCTtgaacacatatatatataaaaaaatgtctcacacacacacacgcgcgcacacacacaattgaacagCATGTGTTAAATCTTTCCAGCCTGCAGTCGCTGCTGGTGACTGGCGTAAAAATGTTGAGGACAAGGCTGGCATGGGTGGCAGGAAGAAGATGTTTGAGGGCGCTGAGGTGTAAATTTGAGAGGTGAGTCGACATAAAAAAATCAGGACATTTAGTTTATGGGGAAAGAGTCCATGTGTATAATCTACTGATGAATGTAGTCCCACTAATTTCAGAGAAAAAGGTAAGTCATCTCTATATATCTTTTTTACGCTCTTACAGACTGACGAAATTGATTTctgacacaacaacatggacaaAGTGAATGGCAGGAAGAAGATGGACTGGGGCCATTTGTACTTGTGTGACATGTTGTTATGTTCCcttcattttgtatttatttttttgacagAAACaaattctgttcatttctcaaaatgtaCTACATTTAGATTTAATCGGCATGTTACAGTTGCATACCATAATCATTAAAAATTGGGTTTTAAAGAACCTACTGTTtggactttttttgtttttgcagacaCAGATTTGTCTCTCTTGGAGTATTTAGCTATGAAGCACATTTATTCCACAAGATGTCGACAGAGAGCTCTATCTCttgccgcctcctcctccttctcccctctctttctgtgtccctcacgtatgcacacacacacacacacacacacacacacacacacacacacacacacacacacacacacacacagatagacagagagaaacacaaaccatacacacaatctgtttcatcactctctctctccctgtcatacTTTCTAGCAGTTTTAATCTGTGACAAATGTAAGACCATCTTGTTTAGCTGTAATAGATCCCACAGAAGAGTTTTTATTCAGTAATGCACATGTGCAGTGCAAGTGGAAAGTTAACACACTTAACTTAACCCAAAGGttaacacacttgaacacaagCGAGTTGGTGAAATGGTGAGTTACACTTTGCTTtctatgacaaaaacaaaatccttACAAAGAATGTAATTGCTCTGTCTTTATTTTAATGAAGGTATCACACCCCTGTTTATATTAAAGGTATGACGCATTGATTCAGTCTGTACAGacatgttaaatgtgtgtttgaccaAACTTGTGGTACTGTGGCTGTCTTCTAACAGGGTCAAAGAGCTTGGGCACGAACAACAGTAGAAAGTCAAAGACAGCCTGAACGGGGACCGAGGGTGAGCAAAAGGAAGACGGCAACATGAAGAAATACTCACCCCTCTGTTTCTAGTCCATATTACAGACATACTACCAAAAGACCCTACCACCACTACCACTTTGACCTATATagcgttcacactcacacactcactcacacactcacacactcacacacactcacacaaacacacacacaaacacacacacacactcacacacacacactcacacacacacacacacactcacacacacactcacacaaacactcacacactcacacaaacacacactcacacacacacacacacacacacacacaaacacacacacacacacactcacacacacacactcacacacacacacacacactcacacacacacactcacacaaacacactcacacaaacacacacacacactcacacactcacacacacactcacacacacacacactcacacactctcacacaaacacactcacacaaacactctcacacactcacacacacacacacacacacacacacacacacacactcacacactcacacacacacacacacacaaacacactcacacacacacacacacacactcactcacacacacacacacacacacacactctcacacacacacacacacacacacacacacacacacacacacacacacacacacacacacacacacacacacacacacacacacacacccctccgctTTTTCCTGGGGCTCTATTTTCGGTGTTACAAATGTGCTACAAATGTCGACAGATGTCGCAAAACCTACGATTTCTGTTGAATCAAGACCAGGGAATGACATTAGCTAATAATAATCATTAACATTTAAGCACACTGCCCCTCTAGGACATCCCTGCTTCAACACTGTCTTGATCCACCCCTTATTGTAACTGCATTGGGATGTTTAATACATGTTCTGTTGGCGGAGAACGTAGTCCAGTTATGTTATCTGTATCCACAAGTGACGGTCTTCCACAGACATTAATTAGGGGAGTTCAACTTCTCCTTTTATTAGAAATAATACTAATTATAAAGAATTTATATTTCTTTCATCAGTAAATGTTTGAGAAATGTTCCCAAGTTGATCCTGAAGCTATGTTTTAACAGGCTCTGAGAGGGTGGTATAGGCAGCAGAAAGCCGTGGAGAGGGTCACTGAAAGAGTGAATCAGAGGATGGAAAGGAGGAGTAAGCAGAAGACTGGAACTCTGCTCAGGTAAACTtcgatatcacacatacacactcaactcacaTTTAGCTCATTAATTCCAACCATACTTGGGTATTTTGAACTTTGGAATTTTAAACCTATCCATCCTGAAATGGAGTTAAAAATCGAATGTATTGTTTTATCAAAATCAAAGACGAGGTAAAATTCAGATGCTGTTTagattctctatctctctctctctgactgtatgtttatgttgttAATTGTTTGCAAT
Above is a genomic segment from Clupea harengus chromosome 3, Ch_v2.0.2, whole genome shotgun sequence containing:
- the LOC116217887 gene encoding troponin I, fast skeletal muscle-like — translated: MSEKKMTSSRKHHLKSVVLAIASQRLEEEAAELIATKAAYLNENCPELSCPSGVEELQKLCKELHAKIDKVDEERYDAEGKVTKGAKEVEDLKFKVTEIKGMKKPALKKVRLSADQMLQALLGSKHKVSMDMRSNLKQVKKEVKEEPAVAAGDWRKNVEDKAGMGGRKKMFEGAEV